Proteins encoded by one window of Bacteroidia bacterium:
- a CDS encoding zinc ribbon domain-containing protein, with protein sequence MEKIKCTHCDTDNLVTAKYCSRCGYELPKVQSEITTNAIQQPTPKKKLSVKGIIGIAVGIGTMFAVQQFLFKTPSYDKVMMQIASELNKTCPIMVDAETRLDNAIALPPNVFQYNYTLVNMDKVSVDTNELKNNLEPIVINTVKTNPQMQFQRDHKTTMNYSYKDRSGQFLFMISVTPDKYE encoded by the coding sequence ATGGAAAAAATTAAATGCACACACTGCGACACAGACAATTTAGTAACTGCCAAATATTGCTCACGTTGCGGTTACGAACTTCCTAAAGTTCAATCAGAAATTACAACTAATGCTATTCAACAACCTACTCCAAAAAAGAAGCTATCTGTTAAAGGAATAATTGGTATAGCTGTTGGTATTGGGACAATGTTTGCAGTTCAACAGTTTTTATTCAAAACACCTTCATACGACAAAGTGATGATGCAAATAGCAAGTGAGTTAAACAAAACTTGTCCAATAATGGTTGATGCAGAAACACGACTTGACAATGCAATAGCACTCCCTCCGAATGTTTTTCAATACAATTACACTCTTGTTAATATGGACAAAGTTTCAGTTGATACCAACGAGTTGAAAAACAATCTTGAGCCGATAGTTATTAATACTGTCAAGACAAATCCTCAAATGCAGTTTCAGCGTGACCATAAGACAACAATGAATTACTCCTATAAAGACAGAAGCGGACAATTTTTGTTTATGATTTCAGTGACTCCAGACAAATATGAGTAA
- the raiA gene encoding ribosome-associated translation inhibitor RaiA gives MKIKVQSIHFDADKNLIRFVEEKVDKLKQFYEHIIDGEVFLRLDKNVTQENKIAEIKISTPGKVLFASEQCATFEQAADKSVEALKRQITKHKEKQRGS, from the coding sequence ATGAAGATTAAAGTGCAGTCCATCCATTTTGATGCGGACAAAAACCTGATTCGTTTTGTAGAAGAAAAGGTTGACAAACTAAAACAGTTTTACGAGCACATAATAGACGGTGAAGTATTTTTACGTTTGGACAAAAACGTGACACAGGAAAATAAAATAGCCGAAATTAAAATCAGCACGCCCGGTAAAGTACTTTTTGCAAGCGAGCAATGCGCCACTTTTGAGCAGGCTGCCGACAAATCGGTAGAGGCACTAAAACGGCAAATCACTAAACACAAAGAGAAACAAAGAGGATCTTAA
- a CDS encoding chloride channel protein, producing the protein MKFSSFNFSVYGKRTYLVLISVLIGALTTLCAALLKKGVMLMEHIAEHLVFDSGYSELFLILPAIGILLTVTFWKLMKIKNERRGMTAVIYNISKQSSVVARHKLFSQMISSIFTVGFGGSAGLEAPIASTGSAIGSNIASKLKFSTKERTLLLACGAAAGISAIFNAPIAGVVFALELLLIDMPVPVVIPLLISSATAAFLSRYFNLGQPFVLITDTWNSSHILYYLALAALAAILSIYCIKIYFFISSVFSKILNVFVKALIGGASLGLLIFLFPPLYGEGYDSVQLLLHNQSDEIFKNITFFEANALWLPILAALLMFFLKTVATSFTVFGGGNGGMFGSSLFTGAMLGFTFSRVINIFGWAELNEINFTVIGMASLLSGVLQTPLTAIFLIAEITGGYALFVPLMITTSITYLATRYVEPHSVYTKQLALKGGLINLSKDKQVMSKMNLRDYLETDLKTININATLGDLIKAIRESKRNIFPVVDTLNHLQGIILLDDVKSVMFDQSQYGIGVKDLMQRPPLVLDIDEDMERVLEKFEEYDAWNFPVVEKGVYAGFVSKSKIFTFYRQLLIQESDVPMHD; encoded by the coding sequence ATGAAATTTTCATCATTTAATTTTTCGGTTTACGGTAAAAGAACCTATTTGGTACTTATCAGTGTATTGATTGGTGCTTTGACCACTTTATGTGCAGCCTTATTAAAAAAGGGTGTAATGCTGATGGAGCACATTGCCGAGCATTTGGTTTTTGATTCAGGCTATAGTGAGTTGTTTTTAATTTTACCGGCAATAGGAATATTACTTACGGTTACATTCTGGAAACTGATGAAAATAAAGAATGAACGTAGGGGAATGACGGCAGTGATTTATAATATCTCCAAGCAGTCGAGTGTTGTTGCCAGGCACAAACTGTTTTCACAAATGATCAGCAGTATTTTTACAGTAGGTTTTGGTGGCTCGGCAGGTCTTGAAGCTCCAATTGCATCTACCGGCTCAGCTATAGGAAGCAATATTGCAAGTAAACTGAAATTTTCTACTAAAGAAAGAACATTGTTACTGGCCTGTGGTGCAGCTGCAGGTATTTCAGCTATTTTTAATGCACCTATTGCAGGAGTGGTGTTTGCACTTGAACTTTTGCTCATTGATATGCCGGTGCCTGTTGTGATACCTCTGTTGATCTCAAGTGCTACGGCTGCATTTTTATCGCGATATTTTAATCTCGGTCAGCCTTTTGTTCTCATAACTGACACATGGAATTCAAGTCACATACTCTATTATCTCGCTTTAGCTGCATTGGCAGCCATACTTTCTATTTACTGTATTAAAATATATTTTTTCATCAGCTCAGTATTTTCAAAAATTTTAAACGTGTTTGTTAAGGCATTAATTGGTGGAGCCTCACTTGGATTATTGATATTTTTATTTCCACCTCTTTATGGTGAAGGGTACGACAGTGTTCAATTGTTATTACACAATCAGTCCGATGAAATTTTTAAGAATATTACATTTTTTGAAGCCAATGCCTTGTGGCTGCCAATTCTTGCAGCGCTACTTATGTTTTTTCTTAAAACAGTAGCAACATCATTTACGGTTTTTGGTGGAGGTAATGGAGGAATGTTTGGGTCATCATTATTTACAGGAGCTATGCTGGGCTTTACATTTTCGCGAGTGATAAATATTTTTGGTTGGGCAGAGTTAAATGAAATAAATTTCACCGTAATTGGTATGGCATCATTACTTAGTGGTGTGCTTCAAACACCGCTCACAGCAATTTTTTTGATTGCCGAAATTACCGGAGGCTATGCTTTATTTGTTCCGTTGATGATTACTACATCAATAACGTATTTAGCCACACGATATGTAGAGCCACACTCTGTTTATACCAAACAATTGGCACTTAAAGGCGGACTTATTAATTTAAGTAAAGATAAACAGGTAATGAGTAAAATGAATTTAAGAGATTACTTAGAAACTGATTTGAAAACAATTAATATAAATGCCACTCTTGGCGATTTGATAAAAGCGATTCGTGAAAGTAAACGCAATATTTTTCCTGTGGTGGATACTTTGAATCACTTACAGGGAATTATTTTACTTGATGATGTAAAGAGTGTCATGTTTGATCAGTCGCAATATGGCATTGGTGTTAAAGATTTGATGCAAAGACCACCGTTGGTTTTAGACATTGATGAAGATATGGAACGTGTTTTAGAAAAATTTGAAGAGTATGACGCCTGGAATTTTCCAGTAGTTGAAAAAGGTGTTTATGCAGGCTTTGTGTCTAAGTCTAAGATATTTACTTTCTATAGGCAGCTTCTTATTCAGGAGTCTGATGTGCCTATGCACGATTAG
- a CDS encoding aminotransferase class I/II-fold pyridoxal phosphate-dependent enzyme, whose translation MTDLFDKISKNRGPLGMHAKESHGYFTFPKLEGEISNRMIFRGKEKLVWSLNNYLGLANHPEVRKTDGDASIQYGLGLPMGARMMSGETDRHILLEQQLAAFEQKEDAILLNYGYQGMVSAIDCLVDRHDIIVYDSESHACIIDGVRLHMGKRFVYPHNDIDNLVKQLERATKLAEETGGAILVITEGVFGMSGDQGKLKEIVALKSKFNFRLFVDDAHGFGTMGKTGAGTGEEQGVQDGVDIYFGTFAKSMALIGGFIASDAQIIEYFKYNMRSQIFAKSLPMPLVEGAIKRLELLKNQPQLKNKLWEIVNALQNGLKQAGFTIGKTQSPVTPVYLNGTIPEATKLIYDLRENYDIFCSMVVYPVVPKGIIMLRLIPTAVHTLEDVKYTIESFGKIKSKLLNGEYKAEKIVDVN comes from the coding sequence ATGACAGATTTGTTTGACAAGATTAGTAAAAACCGTGGTCCGTTAGGCATGCATGCCAAAGAATCGCACGGCTATTTTACTTTTCCAAAACTTGAAGGTGAGATTTCGAATAGAATGATTTTTCGCGGAAAAGAAAAGTTGGTTTGGAGTTTAAACAATTACCTGGGTTTGGCCAATCATCCTGAAGTTCGTAAAACAGATGGCGATGCATCTATCCAATATGGTTTAGGATTACCTATGGGTGCCCGTATGATGAGTGGTGAAACCGACAGACATATATTATTAGAACAACAACTTGCCGCATTCGAACAAAAAGAGGACGCTATCTTATTAAACTACGGATATCAGGGAATGGTTAGCGCCATAGACTGTTTGGTTGACCGCCATGATATAATAGTATATGACTCCGAGTCTCATGCCTGCATTATTGATGGTGTTCGCCTGCACATGGGAAAACGTTTTGTTTATCCACACAACGACATTGACAATCTTGTAAAGCAACTTGAGCGTGCCACCAAACTTGCAGAAGAAACCGGTGGTGCCATATTAGTTATAACAGAAGGTGTTTTTGGTATGAGTGGCGATCAGGGTAAGCTTAAAGAAATTGTAGCCCTGAAAAGCAAGTTCAACTTCAGACTATTTGTGGACGATGCACATGGTTTTGGTACTATGGGAAAAACTGGTGCCGGCACTGGTGAAGAACAAGGTGTGCAGGATGGTGTAGATATTTATTTTGGAACTTTTGCCAAATCCATGGCTCTCATTGGTGGTTTTATTGCCAGCGATGCTCAGATTATAGAATATTTTAAATACAACATGCGTTCGCAGATTTTTGCCAAAAGCCTGCCAATGCCTTTAGTAGAAGGTGCAATAAAAAGACTTGAGCTACTTAAAAATCAGCCTCAGCTGAAAAACAAACTTTGGGAAATTGTTAATGCACTTCAAAACGGACTCAAGCAAGCAGGGTTTACTATTGGGAAAACACAATCACCTGTGACACCTGTTTATCTTAACGGAACGATTCCTGAAGCTACAAAGCTTATATATGACTTACGTGAAAACTATGACATATTCTGTTCAATGGTTGTGTATCCTGTGGTACCAAAAGGTATTATTATGCTTAGGTTAATACCTACAGCGGTGCATACATTAGAAGATGTAAAATATACAATTGAATCTTTCGGAAAAATAAAATCGAAATTATTAAACGGTGAATATAAGGCAGAGAAAATTGTTGACGTAAACTAA